TTTCCGGCGCTGGAGGGATCATCTCCGGTTTTCTTTATCCTCATCGACAATCTGCGATATGACCAGTGGAAGATACTGGAACCCATTATCAATGAGTATTACAAGGTGGAAAAGGAAAGTATGTTCATGAGTATACTTCCCACTGCAACGCAGTACGCCCGCAATGCACTTTTCGGGGGATTGCTCCCCTCCGAGATTCAAAAAAAATATCCCCAGTATTGGGTAAACGAGAACGAGGAAGGGAGTAAAAATCAGTTCGAAGAGCAATTGCTCGGAGAACAGCTTAAACGCGCAGGAAAGAATATTAAATTCTCCTACCACAAAGTCCTGAATCATTCGTTCGCGAAAAAGGTTTCGGAAGGACTGAATAATCTGATGCAGAACAAACTGAATGTGATTGTTTACAATTTTGTGGACATGCTTTCCCACGCCCGAACGGAAATGGAGGTGATTCGCGAACTGGCCGATGACGACAGTGCATACCGGAGTATCACTTTGAGTTGGTTTGAACATTCTCCGCTCCTTGACATCATCCGGCAGGCGTCCGAAAAAAAGGCCCGCCTTGTGATTACCACGGACCATGGCACCATTAAGGTGAGTGATCCGGTGAAAATTGTTGGCGACCGCGAGGTCAATTCCAACCTGCGCTACAAAACCGGGAAGAGCCTGAGTTATGATAAAAAGGAAGTGTTTGAGGTGCGGAACCCGGAAGATATCTTTCTTCCCAGAATGAATGTAAGCTCGGCTTTTGTATTCACCCGGAACCGTGATTTCTTTGCCTATCCCAACAACTACAATCATTATGTGAACTATTACCGTAATACGTTCCAGCACGGCGGGATTTCGATGGAAGAAATGATCATACCGTATATCAGTCTGAATCCGCGCTGATGAATTCGTATCTTATGCCCACCGCGGAGGACGCGGAACGTATCGCCGGAGTACTGCTTCAAACATTTCCCGGCAGGCGAATCTGGCTACTGCAGGGTGATATGGGTGCCGGTAAAACCACCTTAATCAAGGGGTTTTGCAAAGCCCTCGGTGTTACAGGCTCCACCGGCAGTCCCACCTTTTCCATCGTAAACGAATACCTCACCCCCGAAGGAAAACGGATCTGTCATTTCGATTTTTATCGCCTGAAGAACGAAACAGAAGCCCTGGATATAGGTGCTGAGGAGTATTTTTACAGTGGCGATTATTGTTTCATAGAATGGCCGGAGAGGATTCCTGCCCTGATTCCGGAGGAGTCGGTTGCAGTGAAAATTGAAACCCTGGACGCCGTACGCCGCTTAAGCGCCGGGGCACCGGAAGAAATTCTCTCTTTGTAGAGATCGGCAGGGGGCATGATTCCTCCTTTTTTCGTACCTTTGCTATCCTTCCCCATGTCAGTCAAAGGCTCTAAAGAAGTACTTCAGTCCCTGTCCAAAGGCGTTCTGATGCCCCAGGAAGAGATGCTGGAAGTAGCCAGAAAAAAAGGCGCTCTTTTTATTGGTATTCCGCGGGAAACCTCCTTTCAGGAAAACCGGGTATCGCTGGTACCGGATGCGGTGGCACTTTTGGTAAACAACGGTCATCGCGTGGTGGTTGAAACAGGGGCCGGCAAAAATTGTAATTTTCAGGATCACGATTACTCGGAAGCGGGAGCCGACATTGCTTATAGTACTGAAGACGTTTACAAAGCGAATATCATCATCAAAGTAGCTCCGCCCTCTCCCGCAGAAGTGGACTACCTGCAACCCCGGCAGACCCTCTTATCCGCATTGCAGCTCACCATCCAGCCTGAAAATTTTGTAAAACACCTGATGGCTAAAAAGATCACAGCCATCGCATTCGACTGGATACGTGATCAGGACGGCATTTATCCTGTAATTCGTTCGATGGGAGAAATCGCAGGGGGAACTGCCGTGCTGGTAGCTGCGGAATATCTCAGCAACGCGAATTCGGGCCAGGGAGCAATTCTGGGTGGGATATCCGGCATATCTCCCACGGAGGTAATTATTCTCGGTGCCGGAACGGTAGGAGAATTTGCCACCAGGGCCGCACTCGGCCTCGGCGCTCAGGTGAAAGTATTTGACAATTCGGTGTATAAGCTTCGCCGCATGCAAAGTTCGCTCGGTACCAGGGTTTGGACTTCCATTATTCAGCCTAAAGTGCTGGCGAAACACCTCAAGACCGCCGACGTGGTCATTGGCGCCATCCGTTCGAAGGAAGGACGCACGCCGTGTGTGGTTACCGAGGCCATGGTCAGTGAAATGAAAGCCGGTTCCGTATTGGTAGATGTGAGTATTGATCAGGGCGGTTGTTTTGAAACATCCAAGCCCACCACCCATACCAATCCTGTGTTCCGGAAGCATGGTGTGATTCATTATTGCGTTCCCAATATTCCCTCCCGCGTTGCGCGAACTGCCTCGTACGCATTCAGCACCATTTTTACCCCCATTCTTCTCGACATCGGTGAAAAAGGCGGAGTAGAACGACTGCTGAAGTACAATATCGGAGTCAGAAACGGTGTGTACATTTATAATGGAATGCTCACCAACAAATACCTTGGAGAAATCTTTAATATCCCATCAACAGACCTTGATCTGCTGATGTCTGCCCTGTAAGCATGCTTAATAAACCAGACCAGGGACTCTTCCGAAAGATCCGTCTCTACCTCTTTGGAGTAGTGCTGGGAGGAATAATCTCTTATTTTATGTTCATAAAAGACCGGGATCTTTCCTACTGGACACCTGAACGCCAGGTCACAGGCCGGTTGAAAATGTATGCTTATACCTATACGGACAAATCAAAGTGTCAGATGCAGTGCAACAACATCACGGAAACAGTGCTGAAATCGGCCATGGATTCCGCTTCTGTCGACTTTAAAAACAGTGAAACACAGCGCAAACCATGTCCGGTGTATTCCGTTCATACCAGAAACGGAATCAACGTGCGTGCCGAGTTGTGCGACGATAGTACTGCACACATTATTGAATTGAGGGGAACTATTTTTGAAGACGACACCTGCCAATGCCAGTGAATATGCTCCGGATCGATCCAAAAGAACTAAAAACTTCCCGCTTACACGGTTATCTTCTGCACAGTATTGCCCCGCGTCCGATCGCGTTTGCAAGTACTATAGACGCCGGAGGCCATCCGAATCTTGCCCCGTTCAGCTTCTTTAATATTTTTTCCGCTAACCCTCCGATCGCTATTTTTTCTCCCGCGCGGAGCGGAAGAACCGGTGCGCTCAAGCACACACATGAAAATATAAGAGAAATTCCGGAGGTAGTGATCAATACTGTCAATTTCTCCATGGTTCAGCAAATGAGCCTGACCAGTACAGAATATCCAAAAGAAGTGAATGAATTTGAGAAAGCAGGGTTTACCATGCTTCCCTCCGAAAAGATTAAACCCTTCCGTGTGGCTGAATCGCCCGTACAGATGGAGTGCGTGGTGAAGGAGGTGAAAGAGCTGGGAGAACAGGGCGGTGCAGGAAATCTGATTATTTGTGAAATCGTGCTTATCCACGTAAATGAACAAGTGCTGAATGAAGAAGGAATGATTGATCAGCATAAAATTGATTTGGTGGCCAGGGCCGGGGCAAATTGGTATTCCCGCAGTTCCGGTAACTCGCTTTTTGAAGTTGATAAACCTCTCGGTGCACCCGGAATGGGGGTTGATAAGCTTCCTGCCTCCGTCCGGAACAGTAAGATACTCACCGGAAACAATATCGGACAACTGGGCAATCTCCCGGAATATCCTTCACCTGCTGATATTACTGAATTTAAAAAAACCGATCTTTTTCACTCGTTGGGAAATGGTAACGAAACATCGGTGCATCTTCAGGCAAAAACCCTGCTGGATAATGGCAGGGTAAAGGAGGCCTGGCTTCTGCTCTGCTCCTGCAGCTGAAAACGCCTGACCGGTTACGTATTTCGCCGCTTAAAATAATTATATTGAAAATGAGCTTGTTGCGAGATAAGGTCATCTCCTCCGCCTGCGAATTGAACTTATTTAATTCGGATATTTGCACCGAAAATTAAAACCCTAAAAAAATGGCAGTATTAACAGGAAAAAAGGCGCCGGCTTTCAAAGCCAAGGCCGTCGTAAATGGAGGCGAGATAGTGGACAACTTCTCCCTCGACCAGTATCATGGAAAAAAATATGTGATCCTTTTCTTCTATCCCAAGGATTTCACATTTGTTTGTCCAACCGAATTGCACGCCTTCCAGGCAAAGCTGACGGAATTCGAAAAACGTAACACCGCAATAGTGGCTGTTTCTACAGACACGGAACAGTCACACTGGGGCTGGCTCCAGACCTCCAAGAAAATGGGAGGGATTCAGGGCGTTACCTATCCCATTGTGGCGGATACCAATAAAACGATCTCAGCTAACTACGATGTTCTCAACGGGAGTCTGAAAATCAATGAGAATGGCACCTGGGAAGCGAGCAGTGAACTTGTAGCTTACAGAGGTTTATTCCTCATTGACAAAAACGGACTGGTGCGTCATCAACTGGTGAATGACCTTCCGCTTGGACGCAATGTGGATGAGGCCCTGCGCATGGTAGATGCCCTGCAGTTCAATGAAGAAAATGGTGAAGTTTGCCCGGCCGACTGGCAGAAAGGAAAAGAAGGTCTTAAGGCAACCCATGACGGCATTGCCGATTATCTAAGCAAAAAATAAATTAACAATCAATCTAACGACCCTGATTATGAACATTACTGTAGGATCCCCCGCGCCGGATTTCAATCTTCCGGACACAGAAAAAAACATGCACAGCCTGAATGCACGGAAAGGAAAGAACGTAGTTCTTCTGTTCTTTCCTGCTGCCTTCACAGGCGTATGTACAAAGGAAATGTGCCAGACCCGCGATGAACTGACTTTTTACAACAGCATGAACGCCGAAGTACTCGGCATCTCCGTTGATATGCACTTTTCACTTGCAAAATTCAGAGAATCGGAAAAAATCAACTTCCCTCTTCTGAGTGATTTTAACAAGGAAGCTGCAAAAGCATACGGCGTTCTGTTCGATCAGTTCGCCGGGGTATATAACGGCGTCGCCAAACGTGCTTCTTTTGTCATTGACAAAAACGGTACCGTACGTTTTGCGGAAATCCTCCCCAGTCCGGGCGATTTCCCAAGCTTTGATAAGATCAAAGCTACGCTGGAGGGGTTGAAATAGAACAGGCGATTATTCGGGACGGTTTTTCATATAGACCCGCCATTTTTCAATTACTGCCGTCATATCTGCCGGAAGAGGAGCTTCAAAATGAAGCTCCTTTTTTGTTCGCGGATGCTTAAAACTGAGTGTACGTGCATGCAGCGCATGTCGGGGCATAATTCCGAAACAATTCTGAATAAACTGCTTGTATTTTGTAAAAGTGGTTCCCTTCAGGATCTGGTCTCCGCCGTATTCCGTGTCGTTAAAAACAGGATGACCGATGTATTTCATATGTACCCTAATCTGGTGGGTGCGCCCCGTTTCAAGTTTGCACTCTACGAGCGTAACATAGCCAAAACGCTCGAGCACTTTGTAATGCGTTACGGCATGTTTCCCCTGATCACCTTCCGGAAATACCTGCATCACCTTCCTGTCTCGCAGCGAACGGCCGATATGGCCTGTAACTGTGCCTTCGTCTTCTTTTACATCCCCCCAAACCAAAGCCACATACCTGCGGTCCAGGTCCCGGTCGAAAAATACTTTTGCCAGCCGCGTCATGGCTACTTCATTTTTAGCTATCACCAGTAAGCCGGAGGTGTTCTTATCAATACGGTGCACCAGCCCCGGCCGGATCTCTCCTTCCGGCCCTGTCCGGGATACCGGCAAATGCTGAAAGTGATAGATCAGGGCATTAATCAGTGTGCCGGTATAATTTCCGTAACCCGGATGCACTACCATTCCGGCTGCTTTACTTACGATCACCAGGTCCTCATCCTCGAAGAGGATCTCAATGGGAATATTCTGGGGAATAAGTTCAATTTCCCTCGGAGGTTGCGGAAATACAACCTGTACCAGATCGAGGGGTTTAATTTTATAACTTGATTTTCCCGGCTTCCCGTTCACGAGCACATTCCCGTTCTCAATGGCCGTTTGCACACGGGTGCGGGAGGCGCCTTCGATCCGGAGCATTACAAAACGATCCAATCGTTCCGGGCCCTGTCCCTTATCCGCTTCAAAACGGTAATGTTCGAATAACTCCGAATTTTCCTCCTGTGGCAGTTCCGGCTCCATGTGCTGCAAAAGTATCAATAAATGCAAAAAGCTGAATGGTCTCTCCTCCGGGCCGACCGAACAGATTACTTCTGCAGGATCAATCGTATCGTCGAATGCTGTCCGGCGCTATTGTTGAACAACAAAAGGTACACCCCGTTCGCCAGATCTGAAACATCCCAGCTTTGCCCGCTGCGAAGGGTGCCGCAGCGAAGCATGCGTCCGCTTATATCCGCCAGCCGGACAGAATATTCTTCACTACCGGAGAAATCAAACATAACACTTCCGGTGGAGGGATTCGGATAAACACGGATCCCGCCGTCGGTACTGATTTCGCTTTCTCCCGCGGCAGCTTCTGCCGGAGTTCCGAACACCGGACGGATCATCAGCGAGCCACTGAATGTAGTATTCGTCCAGCTGCCGCTGGTATTGTAGAATATTTTGCTGCTGTTATTCGTGTTTTCGTCAAATCCGATGTTCAGCAGGTCGTCCGTGTACTGAACCCATCCCACATAAAATGTTCCCGACAAAAGTACGGGAGATGTCAGGGAATAACGGTAGAAATGATTACTGAGATTTCCCCAGTCATTATGCTCTTCATAGTGATAGCCCGGCGTTACAACCGAATCCTGATACACTATGCTGTTGGGCTGCCCGTTTTGATCGTTCCAGATTGTGATACGAAATGCACGCTGCGTTACGGAATTCGAAGGTGGATTGGTGAGTCCGTTTGGCATCCAGTTAAAATACATGTCCACCGCGCGAATGGTGTCGGCCTGGTTCAGAGTGAATTTGTACGCGAGCTTTGCTCCAATCACACTCAGTCCGTAAGCATGTTCTGCTGTTCCGTCGTCGTAAGCGTAATAATTGGAAAAAACCTGTCTGTAACGCAGGGTATCGTTCGCTGCGATCAGGTTCGGACTTGCGGTAATGCGGTGTTCAATGGTATAGGTAGTGTTATCCGACATGGAAGGGAAGTTGAAATTAGCCGGGGAAGTAGACACGTTGGGTTGCAGAATGTTCGGGCAGGGACTTGGAACGGTACAGTTAGTATATCCTGCAGTAAGAAACGGGTTAATATTACCTGCTCCGCTGTAAGTGGTATTGATCTGAGTCATCGTTTGATCGTATACGCGGTATTCGTACGTTGTATTTTTCATCACGGAATCATTATTCCGGATCAGGTTGTATACCGATGCGGTCATTTCCGTGGTGATGTACTGATTCCAGGGCATGGACTTATACTTAGTAAGAAAAGAATTGGCGGAATAAACAAAAGAGATGTCTTTTAACAGCGTATCCGCCGCTGAGCGCTGATCGTTCAGGTAAACATAATCCAGGTGCCACATATCTACATTACCCTGCCGGGAACCTAAATTCAGAAAGCGGAACTGGAACCCTGATTTCAGCCAGGTGGTATCAGTGATGGGCAGCATTACGCGGCGAAAAGAAGTATCACCGGAGGTGAGGCTGTATCCATCGGCACCCCACACGGTTGTCCAGCCTGCCACGGGTGAGCGGAATTGCAGCAGAAGCGAATCGCCCGTCTCCGGTTCTTCGCCCCTTCCCTGCGCCTGGTAATAAAAACTAAGATACACTCCGTCTGTTTGCTGGTAGGAAAGATCAATCGGTTTGGAGGTAAGAGAATCGCAACGCAGGGGGGTAAAATTAGTAGAAACAGTATCGTATGGGCAACCGCTCTTGCTGACCCCATCGAACGTAGCAACGCCAAGGGTCACAGGTGCCACGGGAAAATCTCTGTTCACAAACACATTGGAATCGATCCAGTAAGCTGATTTCGGATAAATATCCGGATAGGAAAAATCATCTGAAAAAGGCAGGCTCAGGGTATCTCCTGGCGACATTATCCGATTGAGCGGTGAGGATTGTATTTTCTTCCAGGATGCTTTCAGTATATCATTCCCATAAACAGGACTCAGTTTCTCCTGGGACAGCAGGGGAAATGATATAACAATGAAAAGAAACAGGCTACCTGCCCTTACCCTTTTTGTCCTCTTTAGGTTTGTTAACTTCCTTCGGGGGTATTGAATCATGTTTAATCTGCTTTCCTTCCAAAGTTAAGAATATATCCACACTTGTGCCGCTGCTTACCACGTTGTTTTCCCCGGTACATCCGGGGCTTTGGCGGAACACCAGGGCGGCCGCCGAATCACCGGCTGTTTTACATTCCCTGCACACGATAGCTCCAACAGCCAAACCTGCCGCCGTAATCTCATTCACCGCATCCTCCATTCTCATTCCCGTAACACAGGGAACTCCTGATGTTTCACCATCTTCTCCTTTTCCAATCCAAAGCTCTATCTCAGAGCCCTTGGGAAGAGGCGTACCCGGTACAATGGGTTTCCCTTTATACAACTGTGCCAGTACCGCACTTTGGCCCGGCTTCTTAACGGTTCGCTTCAATCTCAGACCGTATGATTCCAGAAGGGCAACTGCCTGCCGTGGAGAGGCGTCCACGAGATTGGGCATATTCACCTGCTGCGGAACTGTGGCTACAACGTAGAGATAGATCATTCTATTGTACTTCACCTGCGTTCCCGCCAGGGGTTCCTGCCGCAGAACAGTACCGCCCGGTGCTTTTGCATCATATACTGAGTCAATAATCCTGAATCTTACATTTTTGTCGTCTACGAAACGATCCAGTTCCTTCAGCTCAATACCACTGAAATCCGGCACGCTATAATACTCATCGTGATCTGTATATGCGCTGAGCCACCAGAACACCAGAAAAACAGACAGGCCGATAATACCGGCTGTCAGGCCCAGGTGCTTCAGGAAACGCCTGCTGTATAGGAATCTCAGCCACTCTTTCATTCGCTTATCTTCTTTTTCGCTGCCCTTTCTTCACCGAAGGTAAGAATACGGTCAATAAATTCGAGGGGTTTGTAGTTCTGAATGGCACACTGATGAAAGATACAGGTAGCGGGCGTCATTCCGGGAAGTGAATTTACCTCAATGAAAATTACCTCCACCCTTTCCGGACTGAAGATACGCACAAATGCGTCAATCCGGCAATATCCTTCCACTCCCAGTACTTTTGCAGCCGCACCCAAAACATGTTTCACCTGTGCTGATATTTTTTCCCGCTCCACCGGATCTTTGGAATAACGCGCCGGAGTAATGTTCTGTCCCTGTCCGGCCAGAAACTTTTCCTCCAGAGAAAGCACATCTCCTTCCGCAAGCGCCTCTGAGGCTTCGAATACTTCATACTCCAATTCTCCGTTCTTCCCGTACCGTGTGAGCATTCCTCCGGTGATTTCCAGGAAGTGCCTGGCATTTCCCGCGGAGATCAGTTCCTCAGCCAGGATCACATTTTTCCGGGGAAATTCTTCCTTCGGCTTAATTTTAAGCTTCTCTGCAGCCGCTGCGGGCAAGGCCGGTGCG
Above is a genomic segment from Bacteroidia bacterium containing:
- the tsaE gene encoding tRNA (adenosine(37)-N6)-threonylcarbamoyltransferase complex ATPase subunit type 1 TsaE — protein: MNSYLMPTAEDAERIAGVLLQTFPGRRIWLLQGDMGAGKTTLIKGFCKALGVTGSTGSPTFSIVNEYLTPEGKRICHFDFYRLKNETEALDIGAEEYFYSGDYCFIEWPERIPALIPEESVAVKIETLDAVRRLSAGAPEEILSL
- a CDS encoding DUF4258 domain-containing protein codes for the protein MLNKPDQGLFRKIRLYLFGVVLGGIISYFMFIKDRDLSYWTPERQVTGRLKMYAYTYTDKSKCQMQCNNITETVLKSAMDSASVDFKNSETQRKPCPVYSVHTRNGINVRAELCDDSTAHIIELRGTIFEDDTCQCQ
- a CDS encoding alanine dehydrogenase, whose product is MSVKGSKEVLQSLSKGVLMPQEEMLEVARKKGALFIGIPRETSFQENRVSLVPDAVALLVNNGHRVVVETGAGKNCNFQDHDYSEAGADIAYSTEDVYKANIIIKVAPPSPAEVDYLQPRQTLLSALQLTIQPENFVKHLMAKKITAIAFDWIRDQDGIYPVIRSMGEIAGGTAVLVAAEYLSNANSGQGAILGGISGISPTEVIILGAGTVGEFATRAALGLGAQVKVFDNSVYKLRRMQSSLGTRVWTSIIQPKVLAKHLKTADVVIGAIRSKEGRTPCVVTEAMVSEMKAGSVLVDVSIDQGGCFETSKPTTHTNPVFRKHGVIHYCVPNIPSRVARTASYAFSTIFTPILLDIGEKGGVERLLKYNIGVRNGVYIYNGMLTNKYLGEIFNIPSTDLDLLMSAL
- a CDS encoding RluA family pseudouridine synthase — encoded protein: MEPELPQEENSELFEHYRFEADKGQGPERLDRFVMLRIEGASRTRVQTAIENGNVLVNGKPGKSSYKIKPLDLVQVVFPQPPREIELIPQNIPIEILFEDEDLVIVSKAAGMVVHPGYGNYTGTLINALIYHFQHLPVSRTGPEGEIRPGLVHRIDKNTSGLLVIAKNEVAMTRLAKVFFDRDLDRRYVALVWGDVKEDEGTVTGHIGRSLRDRKVMQVFPEGDQGKHAVTHYKVLERFGYVTLVECKLETGRTHQIRVHMKYIGHPVFNDTEYGGDQILKGTTFTKYKQFIQNCFGIMPRHALHARTLSFKHPRTKKELHFEAPLPADMTAVIEKWRVYMKNRPE
- a CDS encoding PASTA domain-containing protein — protein: MKEWLRFLYSRRFLKHLGLTAGIIGLSVFLVFWWLSAYTDHDEYYSVPDFSGIELKELDRFVDDKNVRFRIIDSVYDAKAPGGTVLRQEPLAGTQVKYNRMIYLYVVATVPQQVNMPNLVDASPRQAVALLESYGLRLKRTVKKPGQSAVLAQLYKGKPIVPGTPLPKGSEIELWIGKGEDGETSGVPCVTGMRMEDAVNEITAAGLAVGAIVCRECKTAGDSAAALVFRQSPGCTGENNVVSSGTSVDIFLTLEGKQIKHDSIPPKEVNKPKEDKKGKGR
- a CDS encoding redoxin domain-containing protein produces the protein MNITVGSPAPDFNLPDTEKNMHSLNARKGKNVVLLFFPAAFTGVCTKEMCQTRDELTFYNSMNAEVLGISVDMHFSLAKFRESEKINFPLLSDFNKEAAKAYGVLFDQFAGVYNGVAKRASFVIDKNGTVRFAEILPSPGDFPSFDKIKATLEGLK
- a CDS encoding flavin reductase family protein; the protein is MLRIDPKELKTSRLHGYLLHSIAPRPIAFASTIDAGGHPNLAPFSFFNIFSANPPIAIFSPARSGRTGALKHTHENIREIPEVVINTVNFSMVQQMSLTSTEYPKEVNEFEKAGFTMLPSEKIKPFRVAESPVQMECVVKEVKELGEQGGAGNLIICEIVLIHVNEQVLNEEGMIDQHKIDLVARAGANWYSRSSGNSLFEVDKPLGAPGMGVDKLPASVRNSKILTGNNIGQLGNLPEYPSPADITEFKKTDLFHSLGNGNETSVHLQAKTLLDNGRVKEAWLLLCSCS
- a CDS encoding PglZ domain-containing protein translates to MQKVRILWADDEIEHLKPHIIFLTEKGYEVLTANSGDQALELLGKSEFDIVFLDENMPGLSGLETLNRLKNTFPQLPVIMITKSEEERIMEDAIGSKISDYLIKPVNPNQILLALKKILDNKRLVNEKTSSAYQQEFRSIGMSLSDRLGWDEWCEVYRKLVFWELELEKNRDKSMFEILETQKQEANQLFSRYIERNYTGWLQGKVSSPPVMSHVLLKNKLFPALEGSSPVFFILIDNLRYDQWKILEPIINEYYKVEKESMFMSILPTATQYARNALFGGLLPSEIQKKYPQYWVNENEEGSKNQFEEQLLGEQLKRAGKNIKFSYHKVLNHSFAKKVSEGLNNLMQNKLNVIVYNFVDMLSHARTEMEVIRELADDDSAYRSITLSWFEHSPLLDIIRQASEKKARLVITTDHGTIKVSDPVKIVGDREVNSNLRYKTGKSLSYDKKEVFEVRNPEDIFLPRMNVSSAFVFTRNRDFFAYPNNYNHYVNYYRNTFQHGGISMEEMIIPYISLNPR
- a CDS encoding peroxiredoxin; translation: MAVLTGKKAPAFKAKAVVNGGEIVDNFSLDQYHGKKYVILFFYPKDFTFVCPTELHAFQAKLTEFEKRNTAIVAVSTDTEQSHWGWLQTSKKMGGIQGVTYPIVADTNKTISANYDVLNGSLKINENGTWEASSELVAYRGLFLIDKNGLVRHQLVNDLPLGRNVDEALRMVDALQFNEENGEVCPADWQKGKEGLKATHDGIADYLSKK
- a CDS encoding T9SS type A sorting domain-containing protein codes for the protein MSPGDTLSLPFSDDFSYPDIYPKSAYWIDSNVFVNRDFPVAPVTLGVATFDGVSKSGCPYDTVSTNFTPLRCDSLTSKPIDLSYQQTDGVYLSFYYQAQGRGEEPETGDSLLLQFRSPVAGWTTVWGADGYSLTSGDTSFRRVMLPITDTTWLKSGFQFRFLNLGSRQGNVDMWHLDYVYLNDQRSAADTLLKDISFVYSANSFLTKYKSMPWNQYITTEMTASVYNLIRNNDSVMKNTTYEYRVYDQTMTQINTTYSGAGNINPFLTAGYTNCTVPSPCPNILQPNVSTSPANFNFPSMSDNTTYTIEHRITASPNLIAANDTLRYRQVFSNYYAYDDGTAEHAYGLSVIGAKLAYKFTLNQADTIRAVDMYFNWMPNGLTNPPSNSVTQRAFRITIWNDQNGQPNSIVYQDSVVTPGYHYEEHNDWGNLSNHFYRYSLTSPVLLSGTFYVGWVQYTDDLLNIGFDENTNNSSKIFYNTSGSWTNTTFSGSLMIRPVFGTPAEAAAGESEISTDGGIRVYPNPSTGSVMFDFSGSEEYSVRLADISGRMLRCGTLRSGQSWDVSDLANGVYLLLFNNSAGQHSTIRLILQK